In Corythoichthys intestinalis isolate RoL2023-P3 chromosome 11, ASM3026506v1, whole genome shotgun sequence, a single genomic region encodes these proteins:
- the LOC130924473 gene encoding transmembrane protein 182-like: protein MRVGAAALAGGIFGALGTICFFLAFGTDYWLVASDNCGPYIWPTVETTGEKDANGTELQFVTISPASLTLHHEGFFWRCVFQVEPTADAVLATFFTNQPESKVCVHGYLFPLPVALGPVPHPDYDAAAVLRGFWTVFIILALVSALTGSFLLVCGVPFISHKLYKLGGAFPIIAACLFLFVLLLFVLWMEVMDVKRYIVQERGETCTDIQVSVLYGLSFMVAVAGVPLELLSGLIFMLVGRAVLANK, encoded by the exons ATGAGGGTGGGAGCTGCAGCCTTGGCTGGGGGAATATTTGGAGCGTTGGGGACCATATGTTTCTTTCTGGCCTTTGGCACTGACTACTGGTTGGTGGCCAGTGACAACTGTGGACCTTACATATGGCCCACTGTAGAAACAACTGGAGAAAAAGATGCCAATGGGACTGAG CTGCAGTTCGTCACCATTTCCCCTGCTTCTCTCACCCTCCACCACGAAGGCTTTTTTTGGCGCTGTGTGTTCCAGGTCGAACCCACCGCAGATGCAGTCCTGGCAACATTTTTCA CAAACCAACCAGAATCAAAGGTGTGTGTCCATGGCTACCTCTTCCCATTACCAGTTGCACTTGGGCCAGTACCTCATCCCGATTATGATGCTGCAGCAG TGCTTCGAGGGTTCTGGACAGTGTTTATAATTCTTGCACTGGTCTCAGCTCTGACTGGAAGCTTCCTCCTGGTCTGCGGGGTCCCCTTCATCAGCCATAAACTCTACAAACTGGGTGGAGCCTTTCCCATCATTGCAG CATGCTTGTTCCTCTTCGTCTTGCTGCTCTTCGTACTGTGGATGGAAGTGATGGACGTGAAACGTTACATTGTCCAAGAGAGAGGGGAGACATGTACAGATATTCAGGTCTCGGTGCTCTACGGCCTGTCTTTCATGGTGGCTGTAGCTGGCGTGCCCCTGGAGCTCCTCTCTGGGTTGATCTTCATGCTTGTGGGACGAGCGGTGCTTGCCAACAAGTGA
- the si:dkey-237j10.2 gene encoding uncharacterized protein si:dkey-237j10.2, whose product MLGEGFLVVLHYEKEKKNSSTSTGHKLQSSPITSQTDLQNRGQEQEEPGQRLQVVTPASTVLSIPGCSPIQTPETDPALISSSPCSLLDHYPDLYVADPGPISYDPLRTLSDEMDLYTQSCALTTSPPALPDQGYLVMGDRVNASLGLPTMQLEPMTNSLLNGLLEKKIDEVYLQHLTDNLARCNSNMGNSILHGLVPPLQTNNQLHGPDSLETSLVRGPGAERDKKISHLTTPSKTPWSSNFSTPVLRISEDVHPQ is encoded by the exons ATGCTAGGAGAAGGTTTTCTAGTTGTGTTGCATTAcgagaaggaaaaaaagaacaGCTCTACTTCTACAGGACACAAATTGCAGTCAAGCCCGATTACTTCTCAAACAGACCTTCAAAACAGAG GTCAAGAGCAGGAGGAACCTGGACAAAGACTGCAAGTAGTTACTCCAGCTTCTACAGTCCTATCTATTCCCGGATGTTCACCCATTCAGACACCCGAAACCGATCCGGCACTCATATCCTCAAGCCCTTGTAGCCTCCTGGACCATTACCCAGACCTTTATGTGGCTGATCCTGGCCCCATCTCCTACGACCCTCTCAGAACCCTCTCCGATGAGATGGATCTTTATACCCAATCTTGTGCTTTGACAACGTCTCCCCCAGCACTTCCAGaccagggttatttggttatgggTGACAGGGTGAACGCCAGCTTAGGTTTGCCCACCATGCAGTTAGAGCCGATGACTAACTCCTTGCTGAATGGACTTCTGGAGAAAAAGATAGACGAGGTATATCTGCAGCACCTCACTGATAACCTCGCTCGATGCAACTCCAATATGGGTAACAGCATTCTGCACGGTCTGGTGCCTCCTTTGCAAACCAACAACCAACTGCACGGCCCAGACTCGTTGGAGACAAGCCTGGTAAGAGGACCTGGAGCAGAGCGTGACAAGAAGATAAGTCACCTGACAACACCAAGCAAGACTCCGTGGTCATCTAACTTTAGTACTCCAGTTCTCCGTATTTCTGAGGATGTTCATCCACAATGA